One Enterococcus silesiacus genomic window carries:
- a CDS encoding oligoribonuclease → MDVVKDILTKIKAYQTIIIHRHQRPDPDAIGSQAGLAEILRMSFPDKNIYQVGGPVEGLEFLAEMDEVSDEMYQNALVIVTDTANSPRISDDRYNLGAELIKIDHHPNDDPYGDLVWVNPKASSCSEIIADFHHLNQEELTMNNNAARLLYAGIIGDTGRFLYPATTPHTLEVAAELMTYDFNAAALNRELEQIPMSVAKLAGYVYQNINVDEYGAAFVILPQSLLNDYGIVDSETAAIVPLPGVIDEVLAWGIFVEQPEGYYRVRLRSKGPVINELAKKHHGGGHPLASGANAKSQDEIDDIYSELQQLCKEYKK, encoded by the coding sequence ATGGATGTTGTAAAAGATATTTTAACAAAAATCAAAGCATATCAAACGATTATCATTCATCGTCATCAAAGACCTGATCCAGATGCGATTGGTTCACAAGCAGGATTAGCAGAAATTTTGAGGATGAGTTTTCCAGATAAAAATATTTATCAGGTAGGTGGTCCTGTTGAGGGCTTGGAGTTTTTGGCTGAAATGGATGAAGTCTCTGATGAGATGTATCAAAATGCTTTAGTGATTGTCACTGACACAGCTAATTCTCCAAGAATCAGTGATGATCGTTATAATTTAGGCGCAGAATTGATCAAAATCGATCATCATCCAAACGATGACCCTTATGGTGATTTAGTCTGGGTCAATCCCAAGGCAAGCAGCTGTAGTGAGATTATTGCAGACTTTCATCATCTTAATCAAGAGGAGCTGACTATGAATAATAATGCTGCTCGGTTGTTATATGCAGGAATCATTGGTGATACTGGTCGATTTTTGTATCCTGCAACTACACCGCACACGTTAGAGGTAGCAGCTGAGTTAATGACCTATGATTTTAACGCAGCAGCATTAAATCGTGAATTAGAACAAATTCCGATGAGTGTCGCTAAATTAGCTGGCTATGTGTATCAAAATATTAACGTAGATGAGTATGGAGCAGCTTTCGTGATACTGCCTCAATCTTTACTTAATGATTATGGAATCGTTGATTCAGAGACTGCTGCGATCGTGCCATTACCAGGTGTGATCGATGAAGTTTTAGCATGGGGCATATTCGTAGAGCAACCAGAAGGCTATTATCGAGTACGTTTACGTTCAAAAGGACCTGTGATCAATGAGCTAGCTAAAAAACATCACGGAGGCGGTCACCCACTAGCCAGTGGTGCTAATGCTAAAAGCCAAGATGAAATCGATGATATTTATAGTGAGCTTCAGCAGCTGTGTAAAGAATATAAAAAATAA
- a CDS encoding phosphoglycerate mutase, giving the protein MKLKKMVVGMALLSMVLVGCSNGTAEEEKKADAKEKESSEVVVYLARHGKTMLNTVDRSQGWIDAPLTPAGVEVAEQLGKGLSEVKFDKVVTSDSGRAIETAELVLKNNGQEKLTKEMTKDKRLREYNFGTYEGLMNEEMLTAVAKEQGKTYEEYNEWMKEVGFYKGIIEFADVLSDLDKKNVEEGVNWPAEDSKTIVARLTSGLDDIVKDAEKEGANNVLVVSHGMSIITLLGELDANADLPDGGLKNASVSKVTYKDGKYTIDSVNDLSYVEKGKESK; this is encoded by the coding sequence ATGAAATTGAAAAAGATGGTTGTTGGTATGGCGTTATTGTCAATGGTTTTAGTTGGGTGTAGCAATGGAACCGCCGAAGAAGAAAAAAAGGCTGATGCGAAAGAAAAAGAGAGTTCAGAAGTAGTGGTTTACCTTGCCCGTCATGGTAAAACAATGTTGAATACAGTGGACCGTTCCCAAGGTTGGATCGATGCCCCATTAACACCAGCTGGGGTTGAAGTAGCAGAACAATTAGGTAAAGGTCTATCTGAGGTTAAATTTGACAAGGTTGTGACGAGTGACAGTGGACGGGCAATTGAGACGGCTGAATTAGTCTTGAAAAATAACGGTCAAGAAAAGCTAACAAAAGAAATGACGAAAGATAAACGTTTAAGAGAATACAACTTTGGTACGTACGAAGGCTTAATGAATGAAGAAATGCTGACAGCTGTTGCCAAAGAACAAGGTAAAACATATGAAGAGTACAACGAATGGATGAAAGAAGTCGGCTTCTATAAAGGAATCATCGAATTCGCTGACGTATTATCTGACTTAGATAAGAAAAATGTTGAAGAAGGCGTGAACTGGCCAGCAGAAGACAGCAAAACTATTGTTGCTCGTTTAACATCCGGTTTGGATGATATTGTCAAAGATGCTGAAAAAGAAGGCGCCAATAATGTCTTAGTCGTTTCTCATGGCATGAGCATTATTACGTTATTAGGTGAATTAGATGCAAACGCAGACTTACCAGATGGTGGCTTAAAAAATGCCAGTGTCTCAAAAGTGACATATAAAGATGGTAAATATACGATCGATAGCGTAAATGATCTTTCTTATGTAGAAAAAGGTAAAGAAAGTAAATAA
- a CDS encoding cytidine deaminase, translating to MDIWETLFEKAKKEYHPTEVTPFIYAHHVVCALESETGEIYTGFCIESCCGVMDLCAERTAALNMYMNSGQTVIKRIITFRSEAPEGLGGMPCGGCRELLLQFSPKNKDTEIMVDYQTRETITLDELVPNWWGWTRYENQ from the coding sequence ATGGATATCTGGGAAACCTTATTTGAAAAAGCAAAAAAAGAATATCATCCCACAGAAGTTACACCTTTTATTTATGCACATCATGTTGTTTGTGCATTAGAAAGTGAAACTGGTGAAATTTATACTGGCTTTTGCATTGAAAGCTGTTGTGGCGTTATGGATCTATGTGCTGAACGCACTGCAGCCTTAAATATGTATATGAATAGCGGTCAAACAGTTATAAAGCGCATCATAACCTTTCGTAGTGAAGCGCCTGAAGGACTGGGTGGAATGCCTTGCGGTGGTTGCAGGGAACTATTACTGCAGTTTTCTCCTAAAAATAAAGATACGGAAATTATGGTTGATTATCAGACACGAGAAACGATTACACTTGATGAGTTAGTTCCAAATTGGTGGGGTTGGACGAGGTATGAAAATCAGTAG
- a CDS encoding alkylphosphonate utilization protein produces MENLPSCPECGSTYTYEDRGMMICPECGHEWSVTDAAEDTAAVIKDSNGNVLADGDNVTVIKDLKVKGASGAIKQGTKVKGIRLVLDAADGHNIDCKVEGFGPMKLKSEFVKKN; encoded by the coding sequence ATGGAAAATTTACCAAGTTGCCCTGAATGTGGCTCAACATACACTTACGAGGATCGCGGCATGATGATTTGTCCAGAATGCGGACATGAATGGTCAGTAACCGATGCGGCTGAAGATACAGCGGCTGTGATCAAAGATTCAAATGGTAATGTGTTAGCTGATGGTGATAATGTGACAGTGATCAAAGATTTAAAAGTCAAAGGGGCAAGTGGTGCGATCAAACAAGGAACGAAGGTTAAAGGGATTCGTTTAGTACTTGATGCAGCAGATGGTCATAATATCGATTGTAAAGTTGAAGGCTTTGGCCCGATGAAGTTGAAATCTGAGTTTGTGAAGAAGAATTAA